Sequence from the Actinomyces slackii genome:
GGGTCGCAGCGGCCCTGCGCGAGCGCCTGCCCGGGGTCAGCGTATGGTTGCGCAGACCAGGCGGCGCAGCGCGCATCGAGGGGGTCACCCGATGAACGGACCCACCATCTCTTGCAGAGCTCCGGGCAAGCTCTACATCGCGGGCGAGTACGCCGTGGTCGAGCCCGGCCACAGGGCGGTCCTGGTGGCCGTCGACCGCTTCATCACCATACGAGTCACCGCGGCCGAGCACTCCGGGAGCATCACATCCGCCCTCTACGCCGGGCGCCGCCTGACCTGGCATCGGCGCCCAGACGACGGCGCGGTGGAGTTCCATGGGCGGCGAGACGACTATGTGGTCTGGGCCATCCGCACGGTCGAGCAGGTGGTGCGCGAGCGAGGAGGCGCTCTGCGCTTCTTCGACCTGGAGATCACCAGCGAGCTCGATGACGGGGACGGGCGCAAGCTGGGCCTGGGCTCCTCCTCGGCGGTGACAGTGGCCACGGTCAGGGCAGTGGCAAAGTTCTACGACCTGCCTCTCAAGGACATGGATGTCTACAAGCTCGCTCTCTTGGCCACTGACCGGGTCCAGCCGATCGGCTCGGGGGGAGATATCGCCGCCAGCGCCTTCACCGGCTGGATCGCCTACACCTCCCCCGACCGCCGATGGCTGCATCGCTCGCACGGTCGGGTGACTACCTGCGCTTTGCTGGCCGCAGACTGGCCGCACCTGAGCATCCACCGCCTGAGACCACCTGGCCTGCGCCTGCGGGTGGGCTGGACCGGTGCCCCCGCATCCACTCCCCGACTGGTGGCGGGAGTCCGGAGCGCGGCGCGCGGAGCCCGTGATCAGGCCTACGCCACCTTCC
This genomic interval carries:
- a CDS encoding phosphomevalonate kinase, whose translation is MNGPTISCRAPGKLYIAGEYAVVEPGHRAVLVAVDRFITIRVTAAEHSGSITSALYAGRRLTWHRRPDDGAVEFHGRRDDYVVWAIRTVEQVVRERGGALRFFDLEITSELDDGDGRKLGLGSSSAVTVATVRAVAKFYDLPLKDMDVYKLALLATDRVQPIGSGGDIAASAFTGWIAYTSPDRRWLHRSHGRVTTCALLAADWPHLSIHRLRPPGLRLRVGWTGAPASTPRLVAGVRSAARGARDQAYATFLRESRACLDHLIRAMETDDSQGIDAQIVRNRQLLLGLSRTSGIPIETPGLRRLVEIARDFQAAAKSSGAGGGDCGIALCPSGTDAPAMLAAWQAERIAPLDLAVHFHGARAVPALPFTTGATS